GCCTTTTCGGCGGCCTCGGAGAATCCACCGTACTTGGCCTGGCCATTCCAAGGTATGGGGACCCTAGCATGGTCTCTGGCCAGGTATTGCACGGCGTCAAACGCCTTGTCCAGCTCGACCTTGTTGTCGGCGCCATAGCGCTCCTTGACCATGTCGTAAAACAGTGTACTGTCGATGTCCTTATAGTTCTCGATGGGGTACGCGTCCTTGGGAAGGTTGACGAGGCCAATCTCTTGGCCCTGGTAGATGTACTGTGTGCCGCTCAAGCAAGCCTGCATGAGAGCCAGCAGCTTGGCGCCCCGAACGCGGAACTCGGGCCGGTCGTCGGTAAAGCGGCTGACTGACCTCGCCTGATCGTGGTTCTCGATAAACACGGTGGACCAGCCGTCGGTGCCGCGGATCAGCGCCTGTGTCATGTCGACTGCCGCCTTGAAGTCGGGGAGAGTGAAGTTCCTGGGCGGTGTCGCGAACTTGTGCGTCTTCCCCATGCCGACGTCGACCACGTCGAACTGGAACACCATGTTGAGCTGCTTGGCCTTTGCGCTGACGTACTGGAGCACGCGAGACGTGTCGGGGGTGCAGGGCAGCTCTCCGACCGTAATGGCACCGTACTTGGTAAGTATGGCGTTCATCTCGCTGAGGAACTCGTGCATACGGGGCCCATTGCAATAGATCATGCCGGCGGGCTGGTAGGGCGTGCCAGGATCGACAATGGGGGCGTCTGGGAGGGTAGGCGGTTTGCTATACATGTTGACCGTGTCGATGCGGAAGCCATCAACCCCGCGCTTGAGCCAGAACTCCATAGCCGAGGCGTAGATGGCCTTGCGGGTTTCGGGATTCTCCCAGTTGAGATCGGGCTGCTCGGTCGCGAAGAGATGCAAGTAGTACTCCTGCGTGAGTTCGTCCCACTCCCAGGCACTGCCGCCTCCAAAGTTGCACCGCCAATTGTTTGGCGGCAGCCGCTCGCCAGACGGGGAATATTTCGCAGGCCGCCAGATATACCAATCGCGCTTCGGGCTATCCTTGCTAGAGCGGGACTCCTTGAACCAAGCGTGCTGGTCAGAGGTGTGGTTGATGACGAGGTCGAGCATGATGCGCATGCCCCGGGCATGCGTCTCCTTGATCAGCGTCTCCATATCCTGGACGGTGCCGTACGGCCGGTAAACGTCTTCATAGTTGGAGATGTCGTAGCCCATATCCACCTGCGGGCTGTCGTACATGGGGCAGATCCAAATGACATCGACGCCAAGGCTAGCTATGTAGTCGAGCTTAGATGTGATACCAGGAAGATCGCCGATGCCATCGCCGTTGGAGTCGCAAAAGGATGCTGGGTAGATCTGGTAGACAACCGCCTGCTTCCACCACTGCTTTTCGCGGGTGTTTACGGTCATGGTTAATTATGGCAGAAGGGGATtcgaagaaaaaaaatgaaTGGAAATTTGACGATGATTAACGACTTTTCGGTCAAGAAGAATGAAGGTCTGTTTAGAAGAAAGAGTATggataaagaggaaggaGAGGCACGGCAACTCCAAGCAACCAACGAGCTCGCATCGCTTTTATCCCGTGTCAACGCCGCATTGGTggagtatgtacatacatacagtacatacaggcGCAGCAGGAGCAACAGCACGCCAAGTCCAACCACGGCCTCTCACAGCACCGCCTGGCGGGCCCTGTAGAGCAAGCGGAGTTGATCGACCATGCCGGACCGACAGCTGTGTCCGGTAGGTCCATGATAGCAAGACAAAAGTGTCGGTCGCTGCGGCACGGGTAAAACGTGATATTCTATCCGTAATGGTTGGTGGAATGGCGCTACCAGAAAAGGCAATTCAGGGACGTAACAAGAGGGGTTTATTGGCAAGCTGCATGTGTGATTTGTCTATTGTCGGACCGACAAACTTACGTTTTGATTGGTCCTATGTCGGGCCGACAGCAAATCCTACACTGTCGCGTGAGCCGGTATACACATGTCCCCGATCCTGCACGTGGAGAAAATTGTCGGGCCGATACAACACAGTGCCGAGAGAGCTTCTCGGTCTTGCTAACATGGCGCGGCAGAACGCTAATAGCGACGAGACCGGGTCTTGTACGCTCGATACGGTAGGGCAGTCCCCACTTATCCCCTGATGTGGCTCGCAGCCCCATGGGGAATGCGAACCCCAGGTCTTCCCCTCTCGGTTCCCGATTCAAAGTATTAACCAGCACGTGTCAATGAGGTAGCAGAGGATGCACTCTCTGCAGAAGGACCCAGAAGTAGAGGGGACTCGGAAGTCGGGGGGCAATTTGGGACGAAGCTCCAGCACTCACGCTGCTCACACCAGCTCAAGAACGGTTCATCACGGCTTTCGCCAGAAGAAAAGCATTGCTCTACACATGTCGGACCGACGAGATCATCGTGCACCAATTGGCATAGAGGCGGCTGTGATTGAGGTTTATAACCGCATCTAGGCCCAGATTCCGGCTTTGTGGAAACGGCACCACTGGGTCACAACCTCCCGGATTCGGCTCTCTGTGAGGCCTGTGATTCGTTGTTCCCCTTCGGCGTACTCCGCTAGCGAGCTCCCCAGACCCCAGACCCCAGACCCCAGACCCCAGACCCCAGTCTCTGTCCCCGTCTTTGCTTGACGGCAGCCAGACTCATCATCCTAACAACCGAGAACGGGGATCCCCGCTACGTGCACGCTCTCTTGGAATGTCGTCTGCTTTCTGCATGATAAAACGGCCAATGTCCCCATGAGTCTCCTCGACGACACATCAGACGCTCCTCGTCGGGTCCCCGGCATCCAAACACACTTCTCACTGGCTTGATACGCTTCATCGCGTTCAGCGTGTTCCGTTCTCCCGGAGTCAGTTCCTCTCTTCCGTCCCGTTCCATCCCGCTTGCTCTGCCTCCGGACCCGTCAACTTGAACACCATCCATACCGGCGCGATCATGTCTCCCGCAAAGGACGATGACGCCGTGGAGCGGGTGGTCGTAATTCGGCCCAACGTGGACAAGTCGACCGCCCTAGAGGCGGCGGCAGCTACCGAGGCCGAACACAACATGGGGCTCTTCAAGTCGCTCAAGTTGTATCGGAAAGCCTGCCTCTGGTCCATCTTCCTGTCTACCTGCATCATCATGGAAGGCTTTGACTACGCCTTCCTGGCCAGCCTCTTCGCCTACCCGCCCTTCCAACGCAAGTTTGGCGTGGCCCTGCCCGACGGCACCTACCAGCTCACGGCCGCGTGGCAGACTGGCCTGACCAACGGCGTGTTGGCCGGCCAGGTCGTAGGCCTCTTCGCCAACGGCATCATCGCCGACCGCTTCGGGTACCGCAAGACGCTGATCGGTGCCCTTGTGGCCTGTATCGGCTTCATCTTCATCATCTTCTTTGCCGAGACCTTGGTGCAGCTGCTCATCGGCGAGATCCTCATCGGGATCCCCTGGGGCGTCTTCCAGACCCTCACGACCACCTACGCCGCCGAGGTGTGCCCGACCCATCTCCGGGCGTACCTAACGACCTACGTCAACCTGTGCTGGGTCATTGGCCAGTTCATCGCCTCTGGCGTGCTGCGCGCTATGCTCTCGCGCGATGACAAATGGGGCTACAAGATTCCCTTCGCCCTGCAGTGGGTGTGGCCAGTCCCTCTCATCATCGGCATCTGGCTGGCGCCCGAGTCTCCCTGGTGGCTTGTCCGCCACGGACGCCTCGAGGAGGCCAAGCGGTCCCTCGCCCGCCTGACCACGCGAAACTCGGGCGTCCCCTTCCGCCCCGACGAGACGGTGTCGATGATGGTGCACACCAACGAGTTAGAGAAGGAGCTATTGGCCGGCACCACGTACGCGGACCTCTTCAAGGGCGTCAACCTGCGCCGGACCGAGATCGTGTGCATGACGTGGATGATCCAGACGCTCTGCGGCGCCGCGTTCATGGGCTACTCGACCTACTTTTACCAGCAGGCCGGCATGGCGATCGAGAACTCGTTCACCATGTCGCTCGGCCAGTACGCGCTTGGCGCTGTCGGCACATTCACGTCCTGGTTCCTCATGCAGTGGTTCGGGCGCCGGACGCTGTACCTGTCCGGCCAGGTCGTCATGTTCTGCTTGCTCCTCACGATCGGATGCGCCTCCTTCGCCGGCAAGGACAATGTCGCCGCCCAATGGGCCATCGGCTCGCTCCTCCTCATCTACACCTTCACCTACGATGCCACGGTTGGCCCGGTCTGCTACTCCCTCGTCTCAGAGCTGACCTCGACCCGGCTGCGCACCAAGTCCGTCGTGCTCGCGCGGAACATGTTCAACATCATGGGCCTCGTGTCCAACATCATCACCCCGCGAATGCTCAACCCGACCGAGTGGAACTGGGGCGCCAAGTCGGGCTTCTTCTGGGCCGGCACTTGCTTCCTGTCTGCCGTGTGGACATACTTTCGCCTGCCCGAGCCCAAGGGCCGCACCTATGGCGAACTGGACGTGCTGTTTGAGAATCGTGTCAGCGCCCGCAAGTTTAAGACGACTGCCGTGGATGACTTTGCCGGGCGCAGCAGCGAGGGTGtggaagaaaaggaaaaggcgCTAGAGGTGGAGGATGTTGTAAGGCGCGTGGAGAGCAGGCCGAATTAGGCTCTCCGAGACCGGAAGGGTGGGAGACCAAAGGAAGCCGGCTAAGTACGGTATGGGCCACAAGGGTTGCCTAGAACGAAATTGACCAGAGTATGAGAAATATGTCTCTCGGCTTCACCATTGAAGGTACTCTTAGCTGTCCTTTGTGCTAGTAAGGATTGGAACAGCTTGGAAAGATTCTGCGCTTGCATGGTGGCCGCGAACCAGTGAATAAGATCAGTGCCTAATTGAAGCCAAGCTTCAATGATCAAGTCTCTAAGATGTGTAATTATGTATACACATTGAAGAGCGAAGGAAAGAGCTTCacttctatataattactGGCCTAATCCTCCAATATTTATCTCACCGGCCATTGGATGCCACACTCTTGGCTGCCCGCGTTGCTCTTTCCCTACATATCTCCTGTAACTGAGAAAGCATTTGCCACCAAGGTGTGGCTAGGGCTGCGAGTCTGTTGGTATGGAAATACCCCGATAGGGTCAAGCCTGTAGCCTATGAAGCGACGCTTCATGCCTACTGTGGGCCTCGACGAGAGGTGCGCGAAGCGTACATACACCACAGTCAGGGTATTTTAACGAGGCAAGTCTGACAAACCTCGGTCGTTCTGACACTAATTATGTGTACTATACATGATGGCTAGACGATACAAACGGCAATGGACAGCGTTAAGAGGAGAAACAGCGAGAATGCGAAAAACAGAACGAAGGCCGCGATGCCCTGAGCCCGGTGATTAGGAACATAGGAAATCAGACTCTCGGCGAGCAGATTCTACCTGTCATGAGTGTTATTGGGATGGAACATGAATCATCGCTCATTCTTGCGCCGAGGGACAACGACTCGAGTCCCTTAATTATCCTTCCGGGGTCCTTCCCAATGTTCCAAAATCCACTACCGTGTACATTTCCCGCAAGGTAGTCAACTTGTCTAGGAGGTACTCGCGATGATGTTTCTGGGTGCGCTCAAAGCTGAATATGAAGCGGACCAGGAACAGAAAATCCTCCACGCGGGCCCGGGCCTCTTCCTGAGTCTGGCCTGGCCCGCGCGGTAGGGCGAGCACATCGGCCACGGTGCTGGTGATCTCGAACAGTTTCTGCAGGATGCCGCTGCCGTGAGTAATGATGCTCGACGTGTGGCGTAGACGGCTGACGAGCCCGCGCAGCTGTGCCGAGAGGCGCTGCGCGGGGAAGTGCAGCGAGAAACCCTCGTGGGCGTCGCGCGGGGGTGCCGACCGGAGAAGGCCGTGCGAGAGGGCGAGCTGCCAAACCAGGGTGCGCAGCCAGAGGCGCGTGACAAAGAGGTCGACGTGCTGCTCCTCGCTCAGGGTCCCGGCGCCGCTGGCGGCAAGGTCGCGGGCCGCTTCCGCCGtctcggcctcgtcggcATCGAGTTGTGCCTGCTTGTGCTCGATCCACTCGGCCGTGATAGTAGGTGCGTCCGGTATGTCCTGGGCGGCCCAGTGTGCGAGCAACGGCGCATCCATAATCTGGAACAGCCGGATCAGGCGGTTGAAGCCTACCGTGACGTGGGGCGGTACGTCCGGGTCGGTGATGGGCAGGCCCGTCCGCAGCGGAATCATGGTGCAAGGATAGCCCGACATGACACATAGGAATCGCTCATGTATATAGGCTTCCCAGTACATGCGCTGCTGGCGCGAGACTTCGCGGCGTGTCAACCCACAGAGGTTGTCCTCGGAGTATCGGTGTATGTTTAGCATCTGAATCATGGTGATGGCCTCGCGGAGGCTTGCGAAGCTACGGTCGAAGCGCCTGAAGGCCATGAGCGAACATTCGTTCCATATCCCGACCATGGCTCGCTTCACCGTCAGAGGCATCTCGTTTAGGAGGTAGTCCGCCGACGTGTCCCTCCCCATGTCGGCCTTGCGGTAGGCCCACAGGCTGTGCTGAAGGAGCAACGTCATCTGCGACGCGACGTTGCCGTGAAGGTTCCAGGATGGCTGCGTTAGGTTGAGGGTGATGGCGCCAAAGGCGTGGACGAGGGCGGCGTCCTCATAGCTCACGTGCATGTTCCCGATGGCAGAGCGCATCTCGTCGGGAGTCAGCACGGGGTTGACAGGGTAGACGAGCTGCTCGTACTCGGGCAACAGCCTCAGGAAGAACTCCTGCGAGAAGCCGGCGGCCAGTGGGACCGGCTCGAAGCAGCGAGGCGGAGATGGCGTGGCGGCATGGCCCCAGTCGAGAATGCCGGCGATGGAGGTTACGGCGGGCGCGGTGCTTGTGGTTGTGCCGGCGGGAGGTGTGCCCTCGCTGCCGGCGTGGTTGATGGTCTTGTTGCGAAGCTGAGCAACCAGATGGCCGCGTACGCCGGGTTTGCGCTTGGCTGGTGCGGGCGCAAAGGTGCAGGCAAGGTTGAGGTGAGCGCACTGCGTGCAGGGCTGCGTGCGACTACATCTCACTTTCCGAACCCGGCAAGCATTGCAAGCCTGTGAAACCTTGGTGCTCATGGCATTCGCCAATCACTTCTTACCCCCAGGGGCAGTCTCGGTCGCGTCGGGCGCGTATGAGGAATCGATAACGGCGGTTCGGGGTGTCGTGCAAGTGTAGCGCCGAGGAATCATGTCGAAGCTCCGGCGCTGGCGGCTTGATTGCGCAACCATCCACTAATTATATCTGTGCTCGAGAAAACCCAGATATCGGTCCCATGCAGACCTGCGGCGATGCAACGTACTGCGTGGTTTTGGTAAGCCCAGCAGGTCAACGACCAGAGGTCGGTTTCTCGGGTCGTCGAAAGCCTTCGGTCAGGGCCGGTCTTCAACTTCCAGGCCCGGAGGGATGAAAGCTCCGCTGCCTTTTTAACTAGCGCCTGCCCCCCAATGACGTTTAGCGCTTTAGTTACTCGCGGTCCTGCCCCACTAGCGACTCAGTTTGGGAGTCACGGTTCCCGCTCCAATGGATGCCAAGACCAATATGAAAGTTCCGTCAAGACTTGGACCGGCAGGAGCACGATTTCAAGAGTCTAACAACCTGGAACATCAAGTGGCCTATACGTCGGTCGATAAATTAGTAGTCAACCTCCGTCGTTTGGACTTTGATCTCCCGGTATTAACCCCCAGTATTTAGCCACGCCCGCGAAGCATCTGAAGGTACCTACCTATCAGAGGACTTGatcttgtatgtatgtaccagGAATTGTGGCATAATTATCATGGCTGTAGAGGGCTTTTTATAGTCTTGGTCGCAAACTAGCGCTTCTCTCCATCCATTAGTTTAGAGCGAACAACGCGTCCTGAGAGTGCCGAGTATTCAATTAATTAACAGTTGTGAAATTGCAAAAGCGACGCCGCAATTGCTGCTTCCAGCAATTGCACCTAAGTAGGTATTCTGACAACAGTCAAGAGAGCTGTAATTACGTATTATCCGTTCCAATTGTGTAGTCATTTCGATATTGCAGTTCAATTTCCGCCCTTCCAGCTCTCTCCGTCCATTTCTATCCATCCATTTCAGCCACTTCGCCGTGTCTTCCCGTGCTCGATCGACTCTTTGCGTTCCCGTTGCCTTCAGTTTCGCTCTTCACAACGGCATGATAATAGGGCACAGACCTCTTATATGCCACGCACCGGTGTCGAACGCTTACTTGGAGACCTCACCACCGTCCTGCTCGTTCTGGTCGGTGTTTGGCTTCCAGAGGTCCGAGTTCCCCAGCCTGTCCGCGGTAAGACCGGCACGCCCTGGAGATTTCATGCCAGCTTCGAGCTGTCGTTGATACGACACATTGCGTAACCGATTTGCCTCGGCCGGCGTCAGACGAAGCTACAATCTCGCCGGTTAGCATCACATCCTTACCGCCAATGCCCTGTCAAACTCACTCACATATATCTCTACCCCAACAGCGTGTAACGCCAATGCAAGCCAGAGAGCCGCTCCGAAGTTGTGGCTAAAACTGGCCATTCTATTGCTTCCGTCCCCGGCCATCGTTGCGGGGACAAGCACATTCGTGCTAGTGTCTCCATGGGTGAAGTATGATTCGCATGCAGGGTAATCCTGGAGGATTCGCTCCTTCTTACTGATCAAACTGGCAACCTCGGCACACGGCATAGGAACAAAGTAGTCCTCATTGCTGGTGATTAGTGCCATAAGGAAGAGAACTGGGCGTACTGTAACGATAGAACCAGCCTTGGACAGTCAGAGTATGCTCGATGATGCTGATGGGGGCAGACTCACATAAAACCAGGCTCTCAACATCCACTCCCGATGTTGCTCAATTTGAAGACGCTTGATGTTATACCAAGCAAGTGCCAGGCAGACAACGAAGGCAATAGACAAGACTCCGATGCTCGTTTGAACCTCCGTTCGGCCGCCAACCGAGTTTCTGGCAAGCATGATGGCCCCGGCTGTTGGTACCAGGCTGAGAATGATGATGAGATACCCATTGATGCGGTGGAACAGCACGACGCTGCGGCGGATGATGGGAACAAACTGAAGAATGACGAGCAGTGATCCTGGAAGAATGGTGCCCAGGTGCAGAATAATGCCGATTCTGTCGATAGAACCTCGCGTATAGTAGTAGCAGCCCAGAGGCCGGTCTCCGCTCTTCGATTCGCAACTTCTATCGATCGCGAGATATTGCAACCGAGCAAGTGTGAAGCCGGTAAAAGCTCCGGCGAAGATGAAGAATAAAACAAAATTGTAACCTTTGGAAAATCCCATCGGATGGTACACCCTGCGCGCAAAAGCAACGAAGGCATGTCCGGAGCGACTGTTGGCAGCCATCTTGTGCGCTTTTCTCGACAGGTTGCTTGGGTGAGGACTGTTCGTTTGGCGACCTGCCCAGTGCACGACATAGCGAGTTAGTTCGTTCATAGTTATAATTATACTTTTTTTTATTTCCCGCCAAGCTTGGAGTCTGGTAAATGCATTTGGACTGAAGGCCTATCTCCTACAATGCGAATGCGACATAGTTGATAGACTACAATGTGCTTTGGCCTCGAAGACTGCCAAACAGAGTGAAGCCCTAGAAGAAGCAGTATTATAGCAGTATTACTCCCGGTAATACACGGCTAGCGAGTGCGAATGCGGCCGAGTATCGCCTCCCTTGCCGGGCCGGCGTGATTGAAGCCCGACATTACGCGTTTAGTTGCATTGCAGCTGACGAAGCGTCTGCACTCAGGGCGCGCCGCCACAATGCCTTGACGTAAGCAGCAACGCAAGTCTAGCAAAGAGCTTCAAATTCGATCAACTCTTTGACGTATGTACGATGTGATGCCGAACCAGAGTAACATAGATTGTCAACTCAAGTACTTGTTCTGATGTGAATCATGCTTGAATTCCTGGCCTATGGGCAGTTCAAAAACACTAACAAACCTAATTACTAGGTAGGTAGCATGCTAATTGATAGCAACCCTCTGTAACCCTACCATTGTTTATTGGTAATAACTGACTTGCAGCAACCAAGACAGCTAGCAAGTAATAGCCACTTAGCAAGGGATATGATAGCATAAATCTCTTGGCTACAAACCCGGTCCAAAGTAGAAGCACGAAGTATTTCTGCCTGTTTTGGCCGAGAGACAGAAtacctatatacctatatttGAAACAAGCGACAGAGGTACTCTTTATACAATACTGCCGTGTGTGAATCGTCTGACCCAAATGTGGGATAATGCAAAGACTGAGTTCTGTTTCATCATTGCTCACAGGTAACTAAAGTAAGTTCACCGTTAAGCGATGGATACTACTCCCAAGAGTTGCATAAATGGGATAGCTATCCGCAAATAGAGTAATCTTATCGAAGCGTCTCATCAATGCTTCAGGCACAGCCCGATTACTGTGAAAAACAATGTTTAAGGGTATGTGGCGGTTATTCCGCACGGCACTATACGAAGCTTCTCAAGAAAAGCGGTGTCCAACAATTACTAGTAAGGCtagcatgtatgtacatacatacagtacataatTACACTACGCCCCAAACTAACACCTGCACCAAGTTTCGCATTATTTCGACCCCCTGACTAATGCCATCTTCCTGTTTTCCTCGTTTTCCCGCCTTTCCGGATAAGGAATGGTTCAAGGGAGTGCCTGAGGAGCAAAGCTCTTGTCGGGGGTGACCGGCTGGCCATTGACGAGCTCGGCGTCACTGTAAGCGGGCCAAACAATGAGATGCTTGCTCCAGTCCACCACAGACCACGTCGTGAAGCCCAGCGGGTCCCAGCCGGAGCTGATAGTGTAAGGGCCGCATGTAATGCCGTTCGTCGACGTCTGGCTGGCCGGGTTGCCGGTCACATTGTAGGAGCATTCGGTGACGGGTGCGATTTGCGTGTCGACACCAAATGAAATCTCGCACGAGGTGTCATCGTCGTTGCAAGTACGGGTGAACGACCTGATGATCCACTGGGGAACGTCGGCCATGGCAGAGACCGCTTCAGATCGGGTGTTGGGAGCCGGGGCAGCGAAGGCGCTGCTTGCGGCGGCAAGAAGGCCGATAAGAAGAGTGCTGTACTGCATGTTGACGGGCGATGGCGCTTCTTAGTCTTTGGTCTTTGGCGGTATGGGATGAGACTCGGAATTGCTGAAGGCTGCTAAGGATGTACTGGCGTCTATTAGGGCGTTCGTCATGGGGTTTGTTCCGTGGTTATATACCGCGAAGGATCCGAGCATCCTGAGCTCGAATCCGCATCGCACTTAGGCCGGTAGCACATAGCGATCCGTGCCTTTCGCTGATGACACAACGGACTCGGGGGTTAGGCTGAACAAGACACTCACGATACTACGTTACTTCGTATCGTCGAGTAGAGGTTCAGCTGACCTTTTTCTCAGCATACAGTCGAAAACTCGTATTGACAGGCGGTTCGACATTGACGGTAATTGATCGGCGGCGCGTGGGGCAGAGAATCCGTGTCCAAGCCACAGAGACGGCATGAGGTCCCATGCACATACCTATTGTAGGAATACACATAGCAAAAGTAAAACATGTCATTGCTCTCAGTCGCGGCCAGAACACGGAGAACGAGCTAGTACATTTTACAGTTGTCATGCTACACTATGTACTTTGTTCAGACCGTGAGACAAAGAACCATGTGAGAGGCACACAATATTAGGCTTCCGAGTCGCCTCCTGAGTAAGGCATGCGTGTCAAGCTTCTCTGCTGTACTGCATCTAGGCGGCAGTGCTCAAAGCCTTTC
This DNA window, taken from Thermothelomyces thermophilus ATCC 42464 chromosome 3, complete sequence, encodes the following:
- a CDS encoding glycoside hydrolase family 13 protein (CAZy_ID 268030), with the protein product MTVNTREKQWWKQAVVYQIYPASFCDSNGDGIGDLPGITSKLDYIASLGVDVIWICPMYDSPQVDMGYDISNYEDVYRPYGTVQDMETLIKETHARGMRIMLDLVINHTSDQHAWFKESRSSKDSPKRDWYIWRPAKYSPSGERLPPNNWRCNFGGGSAWEWDELTQEYYLHLFATEQPDLNWENPETRKAIYASAMEFWLKRGVDGFRIDTVNMYSKPPTLPDAPIVDPGTPYQPAGMIYCNGPRMHEFLSEMNAILTKYGAITVGELPCTPDTSRVLQYVSAKAKQLNMVFQFDVVDVGMGKTHKFATPPRNFTLPDFKAAVDMTQALIRGTDGWSTVFIENHDQARSVSRFTDDRPEFRVRGAKLLALMQACLSGTQYIYQGQEIGLVNLPKDAYPIENYKDIDSTLFYDMVKERYGADNKVELDKAFDAVQYLARDHARVPIPWNGQAKYGGFSEAAEKAGKKVEEPWMKTHPLASEINVASQLNDPDSVLAFWRKMLRFRQAYAHLLVYGDFKDLRPDDKNLFMYLKEPDHGAGDRVLVVLNFTTEDQTWNVPSPAELGASENPELIPIMATHSGMRKLGQLEPFEGQVYLVR
- a CDS encoding sugar transporter-like protein (Sugar transporter-like protein), encoding MSPAKDDDAVERVVVIRPNVDKSTALEAAAATEAEHNMGLFKSLKLYRKACLWSIFLSTCIIMEGFDYAFLASLFAYPPFQRKFGVALPDGTYQLTAAWQTGLTNGVLAGQVVGLFANGIIADRFGYRKTLIGALVACIGFIFIIFFAETLVQLLIGEILIGIPWGVFQTLTTTYAAEVCPTHLRAYLTTYVNLCWVIGQFIASGVLRAMLSRDDKWGYKIPFALQWVWPVPLIIGIWLAPESPWWLVRHGRLEEAKRSLARLTTRNSGVPFRPDETVSMMVHTNELEKELLAGTTYADLFKGVNLRRTEIVCMTWMIQTLCGAAFMGYSTYFYQQAGMAIENSFTMSLGQYALGAVGTFTSWFLMQWFGRRTLYLSGQVVMFCLLLTIGCASFAGKDNVAAQWAIGSLLLIYTFTYDATVGPVCYSLVSELTSTRLRTKSVVLARNMFNIMGLVSNIITPRMLNPTEWNWGAKSGFFWAGTCFLSAVWTYFRLPEPKGRTYGELDVLFENRVSARKFKTTAVDDFAGRSSEGVEEKEKALEVEDVVRRVESRPN